tatgtatgtatgtatgtatgtgtgtatgtatgtatgtatgtatgtatgtatgtatgtatgtacgtgtgtatgtatgtatgtgtgtatgtatgtatgtatgtatgtatgtatgtatgtatgtatgtatgtatgtatgtatgtatgtatgtatgtatgtatgtacgtgtgtatgtatgtatgtgtgtatgtatgtatgtatgtatgtatgtatgtatgtatgtatgtatgtatgtatgtatgtatgtatgtatgtatgtacgtgtgtatgtatgtgtgtatgtatgtatgtatgtatgtatgtatgtatgtatgtatgtatgtatgtatgtatgtatgtatgtatgtatgtatgtatgtatgtatgtatgtatgtatgtacgtacgtacgtacgtacgtacgtatgtatgtatgtatgtatgtatgtatgtatgtatgtatgtatgtatgtatgtatgtatgtatgtatgtatgtatgtatgtatgtacgtgtTGGTGTAATGGTGTGTAGCTGACTGactctagctgactgactgactcgtAATGAAGTGAGAAAGGCTGCTCATTATGGTGGGAATGAAATAGATGGAATTGTGGGGAGGGAACGGGGGTTCTAATTAACTTTGAAATGTGATACCTCATAATCCCTATTAACTCTGTGAGTAATTGCATTTCGCAGCCAGCAAATGGGTTCTCAATAGGGTGGCGGGCTAAGAGATGACCTGGTACAAGCAGATGTTGGTAAAAAATACATGTTCAACATTGTGTCGTGTACAAATTCGATTAAACTCAGTTTGGACTCAATTTGTTCTgtcaaacatgaaacattaccCTTTTTAATAGGCTAGTAGACGCATACAAACATTCTATTGGCTGGGATGGCTCAGGTGGCCTCTTCTGTCATCCTGGCCCCCCATCCTTTTACCTAGGTTCTTCAGGTGTggcatcactgtgtgtgtgtgtgtgtgtgtgtgtgtgtgtgtgtgtgtgtgtgtgtgtgtgtgtgtgaccccatGCAAAACAACTAAAACTATTGAAAAAGAGCCACTTGTTTCAAGTGGTTGAAGTTAAGTTAGGAGGAGATAGCAGTGAgtgaaataaatgtttttcttTGGGCTTCTCCCGAAATGCCCTACAAATCTTGAAGGACTTTTTAGTTTTCTTATTCACATCATTTGAATAATtcaattgtaaaaataaaaaaataaaaaacagcgGAATAAACAAATGTGAGTATGAATATTCAAACCTCAGGTTCATTCGATATCGTCTTTTAAAGCCTTTTGAAAACATTGCAACCGCATGCACAATCTGCTATGCAGCTGCCGCCGTTTACTAATGTATACCCTGCTATATTAATTTATTCCCGGATATTGCTCACAACAGAACTTGTGTTGGGATCGTTTGCCCGCATATTTTGCATATATAGCTCAATAATCCAAATACACTTTGCTTAGGTCTCGGTAAGTGGCCCCCTCTCATGTAGTCTCTGAACAAATATCCAAAAGGCCGCATTTCATCAAGGACAGTATTAGCTTTTTCAGCTCATTAAagtataacaaaaaaaaaaaactagaaaTACGGAATTCCAATTGGATTCTTGCCCAAATAATTCAAACAGTGCTCGTTGTGACAGCGGGGCTTTGTGTGTGATGGCGCACGTGGACAAATCGAACTGGTGCCAAAAAAGTAAAGtcacctttataataataataataatatgccatttagcagacgcttttatccaaagcgacttacagtcatgtgcgcatacctTTGAATGAGCTAGTCTGAAGGAGAGGCAAAGTCACAAACAAGTGTGTTGTGCTCTGAATAGAATTAAGGAGAACACTATAATAACGTTGATATATTCTATATGTATACTttgaatataaattatatttatttGTTTTGTCTACTTAGTTAGGATAATTAGCTTGATTTATATGTGGCCTGTAATGCATGTTTTATTTGTTACCACTTTGCCTTGCAGGGGCCTCCTCAACAAGCTGACTGACTCCATAAAACAAACCGGAGCTGTACATGTTCATTATAAATTATTCTAAAACAATCCTGACATTTGTAACTTTTCATcatcacttatgaacatttcagATTAAAGGGAATGTGTCTTCTCCAAATGTCGAGTTTGCGGTGAATCACATCTTATGTGGTTTGTACTTCTATAATTCTATGAAACGAAATATCTAAAAcctaattaaaaaatatatatacgttCCTAGACGAGTTCAAGAAGTTGAATAACAATTTCGGGATATTTGATTTCTGAATGACAAGTTTGAAGTTTCAACTGTATTTGTCCGAGAGAGGGCTATTGGTTTTACGAGGGTATAAAACATATACTGTATAATCCACATGTAAAACAATATTACACACACGTAAATCATGATGTTGCTAACAAAAGTGAGAGCTCAAAATTAAGCAGTCTGGACTCACTGTGAATAGAATCTGCATGTTGTGGATTTCTTTGTCCTCAGTTGAATTGAACAGAGGGGGACAGTTAGTCATTGTTAGTCAATCATAATTCTGATCAACGAAAAAACAGGTTTCAAATGTATTGCCTACGTTTATTAAAGTGTATTGTGTTTCTAATTTGGTTTTGTACGAAAAATAATTTACTAAAGGCCTATGACTATTGTTTAAACATAGACTTTAGGTTTTTATAAAATGTTGAAGGTTTTTATAAAATGTACATGTTGTCCCACTTTTACGCACAGCTTTGAAATATACGTATTTCTGCTTATATCTCAAAATGCCATATACATTTCTGGAGAGAACAACCTGTTGAGCTATTGCTTACATCACCTATTTGACGTTTAGATAATATCTACATTTGGACTAATGGATAACATGCATGTTTTTCTTACAATTTATGTGGAACTTTAAGCTTCGATTTTTTTTGTTACATCAATAAGAAAGATTTCGAATAAACTTGTTTTATTTAACATTTAAAATCCCAACATAATCATCGTCATTGATTCATTTGAAATCCCATCCAAAATAAGTAAATAAATATAATTTAGcactttttataaaaaaataaagaagtGATCATTCTTCGGGTCGGGCGGTTACTGGCATGCTTGGCAACAGAAACACCGAAAGAGGAACATACATCAGAAAACAGCCATCTAGGCTCGGCAGTGACGTCGGAGAGAGAACACTGAAAGGACATTATTATACAAGAGGCAGAGGAAGAAGCagaagctcagttggtagcgcatggcgcttgcaacgccagggtttgtgggttcgattcccactgggggggcagtatgaaaaatgtatgcacacactaacggtaagtcgctctggataagagcgtctgctaaatgactaaaaataaaaaataaaaataaatgtatcagAGGGAGAAACATGGTACCATGGCTGAAAGCAGACACAGGCTAAAGGGGTCAATCCAAACATTAACCAAGGGCCTGATATAAAATCTCTCGTACAAACAGCATTCTGAATCTACATATTTACAATCTACATTTACCATTGTGTTCTCATGCAGTATACTATACCTAAATATTGTACTTCAGTTTATTCTGTCTTGGAATGGGCTAGTCTAAAGTTCAATAATGATCGAGAACATTACATTAAATGCCATCAGTAATGCCCTTCATATGATGTGTATTCCTGTCAGCCACAATGTAAGACCAGTTTGCATACAGTGAACTGATGGGCTTTACTGAATATGAAAATGTGTCATAAGCACCTGTTATACATTTTGCTAAATAATGTTACAAAATGGTAAGTAAGTAGCGCTGCTCCAATTTTCTAAAGCAATGCATTTCTGCTGGCTCAAACCAAAGCTTATTTCAGCAAcagatgaataaaataaaaacgtGTTGATATGGACTGAGATACACGGTGACGTCTTCAACCGAAAGTTAATTTCCCTTTTCTTCCCCATCTCCTTTTATGATAAGAGTTCAAGTCATTTAGAGTCACTCGTCAGTCTGGACATGGTGACAGCGCTCATGCCGGAAACATGTGGTGGCACCTGGCACATGCTGCACGGACAGGGCATCCCCGCGCCCCAGTGATGGAAACTGCTGCCCAGGGGGCCCGGGCCGGCCGAGGGCGCTTTCAGGAGTCCATGGTGGGGTCTGATCGAGGTGAGACCCGTTGTGGAGAGAGAGGCTACCGTGGAGACCGCCGGGGGAAGAAGTGGGTGGTGCACCGGGTGGGAGGCGTGGGAAACGGCCGGATGACCGGGCAGGGGTCCGGTGTGCGCCATGGTACCACAGGCGGAGGGGTGGAAGCTGCTGTGGTGGCCGCTGCCGTAGAACTCACTGACCAGCCTCTTCATCTCCTCCAGCGAGTTGCTCAGCATCAGGATGTAGTTTCTCGCCAGGAGGAGAGTGGCGATTTTGGAGAGCTTGCGCACCGAGGGCCCGTGGGCGTAAGGCATGACCTCCCGGAGACCGTCCATGGCGATGTTAAGGTCGTGCATCCTCTTCCGCTCCCGGCTGTTGATCTTCAGCCGCATCCCCTGCAGTTCGTTCTCTGAGAGCAGTTTACGGTCCTTCTTTGACAGCATTTTCAGGGTGATATCGTCGTCGTCGTCGGAGAGGCTCCGCAGGTCCGCGGGTATCTCTGGCAGAGAGTCGCTCTGTGTGGACGAGACAGTACCGGAGAAACCCACCATACGCTTCTTCATCGCATGCAGGAACATATCGTGCACCTCGGGGGAGGAAGGCCGGGTCGACATTCGGCTGGTATCGGAGTCCATGATGATCCTCGGGTTTATTCAGACAACGCAATAGTCTACGGAAAGAAAAGTAAACAAACCCATTTAGCATCAGATTTTTCAGAACCACTGGGATTAAAATGTAAAACTATGTAAACAGATTATAAGAAGATGCTACATGTTCAACCCAATTCTGTGTGCAATGGATTAACAAGAGAAGGTAAACAAACACATCCACGAAAGGACACGAGAAGGTTCTTGAAAGTAATGTTATGCATGAAGTTCAAAACAAAGATTCTCAGATGAGGCTATTTTTATGTCGAAAATCACAGCTGCCTAAATTACATATAAATGTTTTCCCGAAAAGCAGACATGAAACCTACCGAGAGGGAGATGCAGAGCGCAGCTCGGTGCAGAGAAAGTGTCGCTGTTGAATCCACTTGTTACTCCCATTCACTACTGACAGCCCATTTGGCACGCACGGGCATGATGACAGGGTTTTATAGTTGACTTAACGATCCGGGGGCAAGTCACCGGGACAATGCCATGGCTTTTCCGACTGCCTGTCATCCATCCACCAATGGGCTTCTTGCGAacgaagagagggaggaggcttGGAGGAGTTAGGGGTCTTCAAATCTGATGTCATTACAAAGAAATTCGAGCATCGTTAAATGAATGAATTAGACACACTCCGCATATGGCATCTTGTGAGGGAAAGAAGATGTTTAGGCATGTAGCTGTTTTAATGATGTAGGCTAAAGAAATCTTATTGACCACCACAATATAATATAATTGTATTATGTTATTTATATAACATCAACATTATATAACATCCTTGCAGAAAATTCTGAAAATGACTACACTTTCTTTTGGGTAGATTCTAGATTTTTCGGTGGGAAAAGAACGAGCTGCTTTCTCTCTTTTCAAATTCTACAGCAGGAGAGAACTGATGAGTGTTGATATACTTTCGTGAAatcattttattatttttaccACATCAGTAACCCTGCCTAATCCATATGATGGAAAAAAgcaatgcatacatgttttgaaTATTCAAAGACGGTATTCGATAACTGTAAATTAAATTAAAACTGTAAATCAATTAACTTTTCATTATGAATAGGCTATTTATGATGAACATCTTCGCTTTTGGTAAGCTTACATTTAAGGTTATTTAATTTGCTGATTGTGTTTCTAAACGAAATAATTCCTGAGAAAATATCATAATAAACATGATCATAATTTGACAGCATACTTCGATAATATTTTGTTTCCTGCTGTGAAATGAAAGCAATATTACTAACTCAATCAGGCCTTTGGAAATAACCAACGAATAGTGATTAAGCTTTGTGCTGCAATATGTTTACTGTGAGTCTTCTGTCGTTGCGCGCACAGCACACATACacatccacaaacacacacacgcacacacgcacacacacacacacacacacacacacatacacactgtatcCGCCCACGCCCATTTGAAGGcgctattccccctcaggagactaaaaagatttggcatgggtcctcagatcctcaaaaaattctacagctgcaccatcgagagcatcctgactggttgcatcaccgcctggtatggcaactgcttggcctctgaccgcaaggcactacagagggtagtgcgtacggcccagtacatcactggggcaaagctccctgccatccaagacctctataccaggcggtgtcagaggaaggccctcaaaattgtcaaagactccagccaccctagtcatagactgttctctctgctaccgcacgggccaagcgtaccggagtgccaagtctaggtccaaagacttctcaacagcttctacccacaagccataagactcctgaacagctaatcatggctacccggactatttgcactgccccccaccccatcctttttacgctgctgctactctgttaagtatttatgcatagtcactttaactctacccacatgtacatattacctcaactacctcaactagccggtgccccgccattgactctgcaccgttacccccctgtatatatagcctccctactgtcactttattttacttctgctctttgtttttctcaacacttttttttttttttttgttgttttattcttactttttttgtttaaaataaacgcactgttggttaagggctgtaagtaagcatttcactgtaatgtctgcacttgttgtattcggcgcatgtgaccaataaaatttgatttgatttgatttgattacggTTTGAGCAATAGCGCTTATTGTTTTAACCCGACGACCCCTTGAGCACCCAACAGCTGACGGCGTGAGACACGACTCAAACCGTTAAGATGGCATTTATTTTAACGTTAATAAACGAAGCCTGCAAAAAATAGTTTTTAACGGTTATGATCAGTAACATTTCAATAAGTCCAATATGACTAACAGGAGCGCAGGCCACTTTTGGCAGCCAGGCGATAATAAAGAGAACAAAACAAGGGACTCTCTGGCGCTCTGATATAACTGAAGCTGACAAGGTCATTGTCCGAGAAATAAGTGGAACCAGTCACAAACTACAGGCAAAGCGAGTAAACATACATACAAGTAGACCTAcatatcataataataataataataataataataataataataataataataataataataaaaataatagttTAATGTATTATTTAGTCCTACTCAGTTATTTTTCATAAATCCTCCACCACCCATTTTAGCAATAAGACCATTGTGCAATATAAACGACTTTACCTTGAGGACGATGTTTTTACCCAGCTATTCTATCCAGTAAAATATTGTTATGATAATAAACTGgccatattatattatacagtgccttcagaaagtattcacaccccttgactttttccacattttgttgtgttgcaaattggaattaaaatggatttaattgtctttttCTTTCAACGATCTACATAAAACACTctgtaatatcaaagtggaagaaaaatactacatttaaaaaaagattaaaacactaatatatcttgattagataagtgtttaaccccctgagtcaatacatgttagaattatctttggcagcgattacagctgtgagtctttttgggtaagtctctaagagcttttgctcacctggattgtacaatatttgcccgtTAATCTTTTAAAAACTCTTCAAGGTAAGAAACTCTCAGTGTATATTTTGGCGTTGAGTTTTAGGTGATTGTCCCGCTGAAAGGTGCatatgtctcccagtgtctgttggaaagcagactgaaccaggttttcctctgggaTTTTTCCTGTGGTAACTCTATTTCATTTCTTTCTATCCCCCAAAAAACCTCCCTATTCCTTGTcgattattttacatttacattttagtcatttagcagacgctcttatccagagcgacttacagtaagtgaatacatatacaaaaaaaattatactagccccccgtgggaatcgaacccacaaccctggcgttgcaaacgccatgctctatcaactgagctacatccctgctggccattccctcccctaccctggacgacgctgggccaattgtgcgccgcctatgagtctcccggtcgctgccggctgcgacagagcctggattcgaaccaggatctctagtggcacagttagatgcagtgccttaagaccactgcgccactcaggagtttatgagccataacatgacgcagccaccaccatgcttgaaaatatgaagagggatactcagtgatgtgttgtgttgtgttggatttgccccaaacataatatacaaaatattcaggacaaaaaagttcatttctttgccacgttTTTTTTGGAGgattactttagtgtcttgttgcaaacTGGATACAtgtttttggaatattttttattctgtacagacttccttcttttcactctgtcatttaggttagtattgtggagtaactacaatgttgttgatccatcctcagttttctcctatcacagccattaaactctgtaactgttttaaagtcaccattggtctcatggtgaaatccctgagtggtttccttcctctccggcaactgagttaggaaggacgcctgtatctttgtagtgactgggagtATTGCTACACCATTCAAatcgtaattaataacttcaccatgctcaaagagatattcagtgtctactttctttatttttacccatctaccaataggtgcccttctttgcgaggcattggaaaacctccctggtctttgtggttgaatctgtgtttgaaagtcactgcttgactgagggacctttacagataattgtatgtgtggggtacagagatggggtattCGTTATAAAATAATGTTAGCCACTATTATTGTGCTCAGTGAGTCCAACTTATTATCTGACTCcttaagtacatttttactcgtgaacgtatttaggctttccataaagaagggcttgaatacttattgactcaagacatttcagcttttatttatttttcaataatttgtaaacatttctaaaaacaaagTTCGACTTTGATAttgtgggttattgtgtgtagatcagtggcaCAAAATCTCAAGGGGagtgaatcctttctgaaggcactgtatgtaattgCATGAAGAAACTAGGCCTTTGTAACTGTGGTATTTGTGCAACTTATTGTGTCCTGTAGCCTTTTTTGTGACCCACTTTAAATGCATTTAATGTGCATGTTTAGGCCTATTATAATTCAATGAACCATCTGTAACAATAGATTACTTATGCATTCTGTACACTGTATTTTTCTTTTCGCAGTGCAGAGTAGGCTAGAACTATCCgcgtttccatccaaccatcgGATGAATTACCTGACGCGTGATAAAGGTCACGACCGGGCTGACGGAAACAGGaaaacaattttataaatgcccgacagacaatttgttcgttctacatggtgggatccttttgtgtctgtaaaatgtattagtataataattaatataataaccatcatatagaAGTAaacctcccactacgactcgggaaagcgtgcagtttattaggctacagattaaataaataatgatgaacttcacagggtggtaaaTGTGCAAGgggatgagcttgatgctcctttctaaTAAATATCGAGGGGTCTTGTTCTGGTGACAtggatgatcgatgcttgactgcagtttgacaaatacaaataatatcgtTCTTATCCATGATAATCTCATAATGTTGGTAGCCTACCACCACTGGATCTGCGAGCTATTGGCTAGAGCGCATTtgccagagtgggcacatttgctatataactcaacagtttttgtgagaaaaccaaccatcagtagagttgaaaatgctatggaaacccattgaactcgtttttttttttttcattcggtacatgggaataacggcaaaagtaatttttatgtgcactaggTCATATTGTttcatgcagattttagaatattggcatgaaaatctgtcgcaaattggatggaaacctaactACTGACAGTCTATTTTTTTCCATATGTGACACGGATTTTCTTTCTCTTTGCAAAACCATTATAAAGCACTTACAGGCATAGGCCACCATATGCATATGATTACATACAGAACTCTGATTTATAGAATCTCTATAGAATCACCATATGTTTAATTAACTGAGATATAGCCTAGCCTAGTTTGTTTAATGTGTTTGATGTAGAAAAAGTCCGGCTAGTAACCTTACAAATATTGGCACACAAATATAAGTGCACCATATTTAGGCCAGTAGGTCATATCATGAGTAGGACTACATTTGTCCTGTGAGCAGTATTATACCAGCAATAACCAGTGGATCATGTGCACAGCCGAAGGATTAAGAACCGGGAGTCATTGCGCCTGCACCCATGCAGAAGACACGGCGCTGAATAGGCTACGTCTGTTTGCCTGTTTACTGGCTCTAAATAAGATTATGCTAATGAGAGTGGATAAAGGGGCGTGTTTGTGAGAAGTGgcattaaaaaaaacaacaaaaaaa
The Coregonus clupeaformis isolate EN_2021a chromosome 40, ASM2061545v1, whole genome shotgun sequence genome window above contains:
- the LOC121554982 gene encoding oligodendrocyte transcription factor 2-like — protein: MDSDTSRMSTRPSSPEVHDMFLHAMKKRMVGFSGTVSSTQSDSLPEIPADLRSLSDDDDDITLKMLSKKDRKLLSENELQGMRLKINSRERKRMHDLNIAMDGLREVMPYAHGPSVRKLSKIATLLLARNYILMLSNSLEEMKRLVSEFYGSGHHSSFHPSACGTMAHTGPLPGHPAVSHASHPVHHPLLPPAVSTVASLSTTGLTSIRPHHGLLKAPSAGPGPLGSSFHHWGAGMPCPCSMCQVPPHVSGMSAVTMSRLTSDSK